One region of Oncorhynchus mykiss isolate Arlee chromosome 8, USDA_OmykA_1.1, whole genome shotgun sequence genomic DNA includes:
- the LOC110530521 gene encoding leucine rich adaptor protein 1-like, whose translation MEEESMYDSFPDLKELENKIGMKTPESLLRWMQGDASLGAEWSSNRPEGRDNRTSDSLTDRIRNLKLEMCCLRATDVRILHQLVTVHEAMEAVRWLLEERGTLASRGSSLTSSQCSLAEGPGSGLSPCREGLSLALTSWQSPLNDANEEPEELKVPDSISGDSYFHMLANAVSCNDTGLTLEGVVSPPERTGETGTPHCGLPEERQGASAGEIVGVEEQTIPRCEVLLRYDTQWCWVESQDDVTFL comes from the exons ATGGAAGAAGAGAGTATGTACGACTCATTTCCAGATTTGAAAGAGCTGGAAAATAAAATTGGGATGAAAACTCCGGAGAGCCTGTTGAGGTGGATGCAGGGGGATGCTTCGCTCGGTGCTGAGTGGAGTTCTAATCGTCCGGAGGGGAGAGACAACCGCACCAGCGACAGTCTGACCGACAGGATCAGAAACTTGAAACTGGAGATG TGCTGTCTGCGTGCTACAGACGTGCGGATCCTGCACCAGCTGGTGACGGTGCATGAGGCCATGGAGGCTGTGCGATGGCTGCTTGAGGAGCGTGGCACTCTGGCCAGCAGGGGCAGCAGCCTGACAAGCAGCCAGTGTAGCCTGGCTGAGGGGCCTGGGTCTGGCTTGTCCCCTTGCAGGGAGGGCCTGAGTCTGGCCCTAACTAGCTGGCAGAGTCCTCTAAATGATGCCAATGAAGAACCAGAAGAGTTGAAAGTACCAGATAGCATCTCTGGGGACAGCTACTTCCATATGCTCGCCAATGCCGTTTCTTGTAATGACACAGGGTTGACACTAGAGGGAGTTGTTAGCCCTCCTGAGAGAACAGGAGAAACTGGGACACCGCACTGTGGTCTCCCAGAGGAGAGACAAGGGGCCTCGGCCGGTGAAATCGTGGGGGTGGAGGAACAGACCATTCCCCGTTGTGAGGTTCTGTTGAGGTATGACACTCAGTGGTGCTGGGTGGAGTCTCAAGACGATGTGACTTTTCTCTGA
- the LOC110530519 gene encoding E3 ubiquitin-protein ligase TRIM11 isoform X1 yields the protein MFAEKSCVSCEESYCTVHIIPHLENAVLRQHVLVSPMGDTGRLCKEHGKEQELYCETDQTPLCAYCMLPAEAKHGDGHNVVKLADALDTLRGNCHVKLQSIKERMTEVKNGLAKIDESALRSKASLERQQSECTAFLRRIKLFLEFEEQAWQKRFSVDMVQESRNGKQRTEGLRRLQDRLTQAQDTLLKTQTISDPLGLLQLLKNEEWADLLQRDICSRKMQKLSNWSGTKLVASSRITPLFQTLQKTFQGDVIFFSELSAHPKLKLDPDSGSVWVTEEDQRHEEPCYLDRPYCVMGVIISSKGVHNWEVEVEGFSSWAVGVAFLGPSQIAVTCKLGTDDQSWSLSYSKSKQQFSAQHDWLAFAFHAPDSNPPRRIWVFLDVDSGILSFYDAVRMACLYTFYCTLDQDSASQTYLRPAFCPRLKEDDQPLSTKPMRVLRPVSNF from the exons ATGTTCGCAGAAAAGAGTTGTGTCAGCTGCGAAGAGTCATATTGCACCGTCCACATCATACCACACTTAGAGAACGCTGTACTGCGCCAACACGTTCTGGTGAGCCCGATGGGCGACACTGGCAGGCTCTGCAAAGAGCACGGGAAGGAACAGGAACTTTACTGCGAGACAGACCAGACCCCCCTGTGTGCCTACTGCATGCTACCTGCCGAGGCCAAGCACGGGGATGGGCATAACGTCGTGAAACTGGCAGATGCGCTGGATACTTTAAGG GGGAACTGTCACGTCAAACTTCAGAGTATTAAAGAGAGAATGACTGAAGTAAAGAATGGCCTGGCAAAAATTGATGAATCTGCTTTGCGTTCCAAG GCCAGTCTGGAGAGGCAGCAAAGTGAGTGCACAGCCTTCCTGCGCAGAATCAAGCTGTTCCTGGAGTTTGAGGAGCAGGCGTGGCAGAAGAGATTCTCTGTGGACATGGTGCAGGAGAGCAGGAACGGGAAGCAGCGGACAGAGGGGCTGAGGAGGCTGCAGGACAGGCTGACACAGGCACAGGACACCCTGCTGAAGACTCAGACCATCAGTGACCCCCTGGGGCTGCTCCAG CTCTTGAAGAATGAGGAGTG GGCAGACCTGCTTCAAAGGGACATTTGTTCCCGTAAGATGCAGAAGCTCAGTAATTGGAGTGGAACCAAGCTTGTGGCTTCATCTAGAATCACCCCCCTATTCCAGACTCTCCAGAAAACATTTCAAG GAGATGTCATTTTCTTTTCTGAATTAAGTGCCCACCCTAAACTGAAGTTGGACCCTGACTCTGGCTCTGTGTGGGTGACTGAGGAGGACCAGCGACATGAGGAACCATGTTACCTTGATCGGCCTTACTGTGTGATGGGAGTCATTATCTCCTCCAAGGGTGTGCACAATTGGGAGGTGGAAGTAGAGGGGTTCTCCTCTTGGGCTGTCGGTGTAGCTTTCCTTGGCCCATCCCAGATAGCGGTGACCTGCAAGCTCGGCACTGATGACCAGTCATGGAGTCTGAGTTACAGCAAGAGCAAGCAGCAGTTCTCTGCCCAGCATGACTGGCTGGCATTTGCGTTCCATGCACCGGACTCCAACCCACCCAGACGGATCTGGGTCTTTCTGGATGTGGACAGTGGAATCCTGAGCTTCTATGATGCAGTGAGGATGGCGTGTCTCTACACCTTCTACTGTACCCTGGATCAGGATTCAGCCAGCCAAACTTACCTCAGACCAGCCTTCTGCCCTAGGCTGAAGGAGGATGACCAGCCACTGTCGACTAAGCCAATGAGGGTGCTGCGCCCAGTCTCAAACTTTTAG
- the LOC110530519 gene encoding E3 ubiquitin-protein ligase TRIM11 isoform X2, whose amino-acid sequence MFAEKSCVSCEESYCTVHIIPHLENAVLRQHVLVSPMGDTGRLCKEHGKEQELYCETDQTPLCAYCMLPAEAKHGDGHNVVKLADALDTLRASLERQQSECTAFLRRIKLFLEFEEQAWQKRFSVDMVQESRNGKQRTEGLRRLQDRLTQAQDTLLKTQTISDPLGLLQLLKNEEWADLLQRDICSRKMQKLSNWSGTKLVASSRITPLFQTLQKTFQGDVIFFSELSAHPKLKLDPDSGSVWVTEEDQRHEEPCYLDRPYCVMGVIISSKGVHNWEVEVEGFSSWAVGVAFLGPSQIAVTCKLGTDDQSWSLSYSKSKQQFSAQHDWLAFAFHAPDSNPPRRIWVFLDVDSGILSFYDAVRMACLYTFYCTLDQDSASQTYLRPAFCPRLKEDDQPLSTKPMRVLRPVSNF is encoded by the exons ATGTTCGCAGAAAAGAGTTGTGTCAGCTGCGAAGAGTCATATTGCACCGTCCACATCATACCACACTTAGAGAACGCTGTACTGCGCCAACACGTTCTGGTGAGCCCGATGGGCGACACTGGCAGGCTCTGCAAAGAGCACGGGAAGGAACAGGAACTTTACTGCGAGACAGACCAGACCCCCCTGTGTGCCTACTGCATGCTACCTGCCGAGGCCAAGCACGGGGATGGGCATAACGTCGTGAAACTGGCAGATGCGCTGGATACTTTAAGG GCCAGTCTGGAGAGGCAGCAAAGTGAGTGCACAGCCTTCCTGCGCAGAATCAAGCTGTTCCTGGAGTTTGAGGAGCAGGCGTGGCAGAAGAGATTCTCTGTGGACATGGTGCAGGAGAGCAGGAACGGGAAGCAGCGGACAGAGGGGCTGAGGAGGCTGCAGGACAGGCTGACACAGGCACAGGACACCCTGCTGAAGACTCAGACCATCAGTGACCCCCTGGGGCTGCTCCAG CTCTTGAAGAATGAGGAGTG GGCAGACCTGCTTCAAAGGGACATTTGTTCCCGTAAGATGCAGAAGCTCAGTAATTGGAGTGGAACCAAGCTTGTGGCTTCATCTAGAATCACCCCCCTATTCCAGACTCTCCAGAAAACATTTCAAG GAGATGTCATTTTCTTTTCTGAATTAAGTGCCCACCCTAAACTGAAGTTGGACCCTGACTCTGGCTCTGTGTGGGTGACTGAGGAGGACCAGCGACATGAGGAACCATGTTACCTTGATCGGCCTTACTGTGTGATGGGAGTCATTATCTCCTCCAAGGGTGTGCACAATTGGGAGGTGGAAGTAGAGGGGTTCTCCTCTTGGGCTGTCGGTGTAGCTTTCCTTGGCCCATCCCAGATAGCGGTGACCTGCAAGCTCGGCACTGATGACCAGTCATGGAGTCTGAGTTACAGCAAGAGCAAGCAGCAGTTCTCTGCCCAGCATGACTGGCTGGCATTTGCGTTCCATGCACCGGACTCCAACCCACCCAGACGGATCTGGGTCTTTCTGGATGTGGACAGTGGAATCCTGAGCTTCTATGATGCAGTGAGGATGGCGTGTCTCTACACCTTCTACTGTACCCTGGATCAGGATTCAGCCAGCCAAACTTACCTCAGACCAGCCTTCTGCCCTAGGCTGAAGGAGGATGACCAGCCACTGTCGACTAAGCCAATGAGGGTGCTGCGCCCAGTCTCAAACTTTTAG